A region from the Metopolophium dirhodum isolate CAU chromosome 9, ASM1992520v1, whole genome shotgun sequence genome encodes:
- the LOC132952213 gene encoding putative uncharacterized protein DDB_G0271606 isoform X4, producing the protein MMSIPTNKLKLAVEMATRVESALAKRVGDQPEAQCAPPQQLKTQFEINDLADTDRILLTSKSIQNDIEEFSGTVIVTRGRYMTPKEKNQASTEKALHLLIKGPKEPNLALAIKKIQSLIQRDKDMSKHPNLTSGPLINGAGIEKVLIGLDHAPPAFDLRNKILGLNGANLHYIMNETGAVVTMRGRGSGFIEANGQESVEPLHLCVEHAKNEVLQNGRQLAFNLIETIQNEYSLTYAANHVAPPPNVTHQPSNVHIQQPQVIHQQTIQTNNGQIQQMNPTQYQTVQVAAQTGMMTLQDGSQVVQTSVANVQMPLFTQQAVMGGHQQQQQSAQNAQGPTHIASLGQHQASIMPQIQTQVVNQQQQHQLPLSVTPVSYSTIQSQQQQLIQQQAIQTKSLENVQHTPSVTHTTPTTLANGVIPHTQAFMTQAALPIQYIQTSNGQIIAYQPQVQSNAFQMAQSPNVGQVTQLSQQSNSGLIGTTYILGNQMAQYQQPSGQPGQVMIVQYQQPPPAEIQQPAMQTIHLQQTQSGQLIPANIPNGQLIVQQTPGQPAQIQMMMPQLNQFQNLQPQIIQNLPGLLQSQVSQASTQQLLLQQQGKTFTQQTASPGGNQLMSLPISHQILQSQGNGIVTMTLPQQQQQQQSHKPQHQLIQTQMSDKQQVIYKQDDSHQPIMIQQGQQQSIQYFQQSNQFQYQPLKRSYEMCFQVVSEGGGITGAKIIRTGPSSATGNDGNDDNQIRQLTINGMVATSNTGRRTPQTNFQHQLATGASNITGDSRSKECSNMNAKEDINKQVDRNKQQRYQFYPGRGYEPDQRSGTPVSESNRTQSVTFTVLPDPMRNQTLTPAQAADLQQQHQQQQQQQQQQQQQQQQQQQQQQQQQQQQQQQQQQQQPQATITYQTQQQVPSYWIQQGSSPQEGTITGTSPPKEGTLHYVD; encoded by the exons ATGATGTCGATCCCGACCAACAAACTCAAGCTGGCTGTGGAGATGGCAACCCGAGTAGAATCAGCCCTTGCGAAACGGGTCGGTGACCAACCGGAG GCCCAATGTGCGCCACCTCAACAGCTCAAAACCCAGTTCGAAATCAACGACTTGGCCGACACCGACCGTATACTACTCACCAGCAAGTCCATACAAAATGACATAGAAGAATTTTCTG GTACGGTGATCGTTACTAGAGGAAGGTACATGACtcctaaagaaaaaaatcaagcgTCAACAGAGAAAGCATTACATTTACTTATTAAAGGGCCGAAAGAACCAAATTTAGCTC ttgctattaaaaaaattcaatcacTCATTCAACGAGACAAAGATATGTCTAAGCATCCAAATTTGACATCTGGACCTTTGATTAATGGGGCAGGAata gaaaaAGTCTTAATTGGCTTAGACCACGCGCCGCCAGCTTTTGACctcagaaataaaatattaggatTAAACGGAGCTAATCTTCATTATATAATGAATGAAACGGGGGCGGTAGTAACCATGCGAGGACGAGGTTCTGGATTCATTGAAGCTAATGGACAAGAATCAGTTGAACCTTTACATCTATGTGTcga ACATGCAAAAAATGAAGTACTGCAAAATGGTAGACAATTAGCATTCAATTTAAttgaaactattcaaaatgaaTATAGTCTTACTTATGCGGCTAATCATGTGGCACCGCCGCCCAATGTTACACACCAACCATCCAATGTGCATATCCAACAACCACAAGTAATCCATCAACAAACTATTCAAACCAATAATGGTCAAATACAACAAATGAATCCAA CTCAATACCAGACTGTTCAAGTTGCTGCACAAACTGGAATGATGACATTACAGGACGGATCACAAGTGGTGCAGACATCTGTTGCTAATGTTCAAATGCCATTATTTACACAACAAGCAG TAATGGGAGGtcaccaacaacaacaacagtcaGCACAAAACGCACAGGGGCCAACCCATATAGCTTCTTTGGGTCAGCATCAAGCATCAATTATGCCCCAAATACAAACACAAGTAGTCAATCAGCAACAACAGCACCAACTTCCATTATCTGTTACGCCAGTCAGCTATTCGACAATTCAATCACAGCAACAGCAGCTAATTCAGCAGCAAGCAATACAAACT aaaagttTAGAAAATGTTCAACATACACCTTCTGTTACCCATACTACTCCTACAACACTAGCTAATGGTGTTATTCCACATACGCAGGCATTTATGACTCAAGCTGCACTTCCTAtacaa tatattcaaaCTTCTAATGGCCAAATTATAGCGTACCAACCACAAGTGCAATCTAATGCATTCCAAATGGCTCAATCTCCCAATGTTGGTCAAGTGACCCAATTAAGCCAGCAGTCCAACTCCGGGTTGATCGGTACCACTTATATACTTGGTAACCAAATGGCACAATATCAGCAACCGTCTGGCCAACCTGGTCAAGTCATGATTGTGCAGTACCAACAACCTCCACCGGCCGAAATCCAACAGCCCGCTATGCAAACTATTCATTTACAACAAACACAGTCTGGTCAATTGATCCCAGCAAACATTCCCAATGGCCAATTAATTGTACAGCAGACACCAGGGCAACCTGCTCAAATACAAATGATGATGCCTCAACTAAATCAGTTCCAAAATCTTCAACCACAAATCATACAGAACTTGCCGGGCCTTTTACAATCGCAAGTCAGTCAGGCATCTACGCAACAACTGTTACTCCAACAACAGGGCAAGACATTTACACAACAAACAGCTTCACCTGGTGGCAATCAGTTAATGTCACTGCCAATATCTCATCAGATTCTACAGTCACAAGGCAATggtattgttacaatgactcttccacaacaacagcaacaacaacaatcaCACAAACCACAACATCAGCTGATTCAGACACAAATGTCAGATAAACAACAAGTCATCTACAAACAAGACGACAGCCATCAACCAATCATGATACAACAAGGACAGCAGCAGTCCattcaatattttcaacaaaGCAACCAATTTCAATATCAACCCTTAAAACGGTCTTATGAAATg TGTTTTCAGGTTGTATCGGAAGGTGGAGGAATTACTGGAGCCAAAATAATACGAACTGGACCATCATCAGCTACTGG taATGATGGTAATGACGACAACCAAATACGCCAACTGACAATTAATGGTATGGTAGCTACTTCGAATACTGGGAGACGTACTCCGCAGACTAATTTTCAGCATCAATTAGCAACAGGTGCCTCAAACATTACAG GTGATTCGCGCTCCAAGGAATGTTCTAACATGAATGCTAAag aaGACATAAATAAACAAGTTGACAGAAATAAACAACAGCGATATCAGTTTTATCCAG GCCGTGGATATGAACCAGATCAACGATCTGGTACTCCAGTATCGGAATCTAATCGAACACAGTCTGTAACATTCACAGTATTGCCGGATCCAATGAGAAATCAGACGTTAACTCCAGCTCAAGCTGCTGATTTACAACAACAAcaccagcagcagcaacaacaacaacaacaacagcaacagcagcaacaacaacaacaacaacaacaacaacagcagcaacaacaacaacagcagcagcaacaacaacaacaacctcAGGCCACTATTACATACCAAACACAGCAACAAGTACCATCATATTGGATTCAGCAAGGTAGTTCCCCCCAAGAAGGTACTATCACCGGCACGTCCCCTCCAAAAGAAGGAACACTCCATTATGTAGATTAA
- the LOC132952213 gene encoding putative uncharacterized protein DDB_G0271606 isoform X3 — translation MMSIPTNKLKLAVEMATRVESALAKRVGDQPEAQCAPPQQLKTQFEINDLADTDRILLTSKSIQNDIEEFSGTVIVTRGRYMTPKEKNQASTEKALHLLIKGPKEPNLALAIKKIQSLIQRDKDMSKHPNLTSGPLINGAGIEKVLIGLDHAPPAFDLRNKILGLNGANLHYIMNETGAVVTMRGRGSGFIEANGQESVEPLHLCVEHAKNEVLQNGRQLAFNLIETIQNEYSLTYAANHVAPPPNVTHQPSNVHIQQPQVIHQQTIQTNNGQIQQMNPTQYQTVQVAAQTGMMTLQDGSQVVQTSVANVQMPLFTQQAVPQLMAVPPPVMGGHQQQQQSAQNAQGPTHIASLGQHQASIMPQIQTQVVNQQQQHQLPLSVTPVSYSTIQSQQQQLIQQQAIQTKSLENVQHTPSVTHTTPTTLANGVIPHTQAFMTQAALPIQYIQTSNGQIIAYQPQVQSNAFQMAQSPNVGQVTQLSQQSNSGLIGTTYILGNQMAQYQQPSGQPGQVMIVQYQQPPPAEIQQPAMQTIHLQQTQSGQLIPANIPNGQLIVQQTPGQPAQIQMMMPQLNQFQNLQPQIIQNLPGLLQSQVSQASTQQLLLQQQGKTFTQQTASPGGNQLMSLPISHQILQSQGNGIVTMTLPQQQQQQQSHKPQHQLIQTQMSDKQQVIYKQDDSHQPIMIQQGQQQSIQYFQQSNQFQYQPLKRSYEMCFQVVSEGGGITGAKIIRTGPSSATGNDGNDDNQIRQLTINGMVATSNTGRRTPQTNFQHQLATGDSRSKECSNMNAKEDINKQVDRNKQQRYQFYPGRGYEPDQRSGTPVSESNRTQSVTFTVLPDPMRNQTLTPAQAADLQQQHQQQQQQQQQQQQQQQQQQQQQQQQQQQQQQQQQQQQPQATITYQTQQQVPSYWIQQGSSPQEGTITGTSPPKEGTLHYVD, via the exons ATGATGTCGATCCCGACCAACAAACTCAAGCTGGCTGTGGAGATGGCAACCCGAGTAGAATCAGCCCTTGCGAAACGGGTCGGTGACCAACCGGAG GCCCAATGTGCGCCACCTCAACAGCTCAAAACCCAGTTCGAAATCAACGACTTGGCCGACACCGACCGTATACTACTCACCAGCAAGTCCATACAAAATGACATAGAAGAATTTTCTG GTACGGTGATCGTTACTAGAGGAAGGTACATGACtcctaaagaaaaaaatcaagcgTCAACAGAGAAAGCATTACATTTACTTATTAAAGGGCCGAAAGAACCAAATTTAGCTC ttgctattaaaaaaattcaatcacTCATTCAACGAGACAAAGATATGTCTAAGCATCCAAATTTGACATCTGGACCTTTGATTAATGGGGCAGGAata gaaaaAGTCTTAATTGGCTTAGACCACGCGCCGCCAGCTTTTGACctcagaaataaaatattaggatTAAACGGAGCTAATCTTCATTATATAATGAATGAAACGGGGGCGGTAGTAACCATGCGAGGACGAGGTTCTGGATTCATTGAAGCTAATGGACAAGAATCAGTTGAACCTTTACATCTATGTGTcga ACATGCAAAAAATGAAGTACTGCAAAATGGTAGACAATTAGCATTCAATTTAAttgaaactattcaaaatgaaTATAGTCTTACTTATGCGGCTAATCATGTGGCACCGCCGCCCAATGTTACACACCAACCATCCAATGTGCATATCCAACAACCACAAGTAATCCATCAACAAACTATTCAAACCAATAATGGTCAAATACAACAAATGAATCCAA CTCAATACCAGACTGTTCAAGTTGCTGCACAAACTGGAATGATGACATTACAGGACGGATCACAAGTGGTGCAGACATCTGTTGCTAATGTTCAAATGCCATTATTTACACAACAAGCAG TACCTCAATTAATGGCTGTTCCTCCACCAGTAATGGGAGGtcaccaacaacaacaacagtcaGCACAAAACGCACAGGGGCCAACCCATATAGCTTCTTTGGGTCAGCATCAAGCATCAATTATGCCCCAAATACAAACACAAGTAGTCAATCAGCAACAACAGCACCAACTTCCATTATCTGTTACGCCAGTCAGCTATTCGACAATTCAATCACAGCAACAGCAGCTAATTCAGCAGCAAGCAATACAAACT aaaagttTAGAAAATGTTCAACATACACCTTCTGTTACCCATACTACTCCTACAACACTAGCTAATGGTGTTATTCCACATACGCAGGCATTTATGACTCAAGCTGCACTTCCTAtacaa tatattcaaaCTTCTAATGGCCAAATTATAGCGTACCAACCACAAGTGCAATCTAATGCATTCCAAATGGCTCAATCTCCCAATGTTGGTCAAGTGACCCAATTAAGCCAGCAGTCCAACTCCGGGTTGATCGGTACCACTTATATACTTGGTAACCAAATGGCACAATATCAGCAACCGTCTGGCCAACCTGGTCAAGTCATGATTGTGCAGTACCAACAACCTCCACCGGCCGAAATCCAACAGCCCGCTATGCAAACTATTCATTTACAACAAACACAGTCTGGTCAATTGATCCCAGCAAACATTCCCAATGGCCAATTAATTGTACAGCAGACACCAGGGCAACCTGCTCAAATACAAATGATGATGCCTCAACTAAATCAGTTCCAAAATCTTCAACCACAAATCATACAGAACTTGCCGGGCCTTTTACAATCGCAAGTCAGTCAGGCATCTACGCAACAACTGTTACTCCAACAACAGGGCAAGACATTTACACAACAAACAGCTTCACCTGGTGGCAATCAGTTAATGTCACTGCCAATATCTCATCAGATTCTACAGTCACAAGGCAATggtattgttacaatgactcttccacaacaacagcaacaacaacaatcaCACAAACCACAACATCAGCTGATTCAGACACAAATGTCAGATAAACAACAAGTCATCTACAAACAAGACGACAGCCATCAACCAATCATGATACAACAAGGACAGCAGCAGTCCattcaatattttcaacaaaGCAACCAATTTCAATATCAACCCTTAAAACGGTCTTATGAAATg TGTTTTCAGGTTGTATCGGAAGGTGGAGGAATTACTGGAGCCAAAATAATACGAACTGGACCATCATCAGCTACTGG taATGATGGTAATGACGACAACCAAATACGCCAACTGACAATTAATGGTATGGTAGCTACTTCGAATACTGGGAGACGTACTCCGCAGACTAATTTTCAGCATCAATTAGCAACAG GTGATTCGCGCTCCAAGGAATGTTCTAACATGAATGCTAAag aaGACATAAATAAACAAGTTGACAGAAATAAACAACAGCGATATCAGTTTTATCCAG GCCGTGGATATGAACCAGATCAACGATCTGGTACTCCAGTATCGGAATCTAATCGAACACAGTCTGTAACATTCACAGTATTGCCGGATCCAATGAGAAATCAGACGTTAACTCCAGCTCAAGCTGCTGATTTACAACAACAAcaccagcagcagcaacaacaacaacaacaacagcaacagcagcaacaacaacaacaacaacaacaacaacagcagcaacaacaacaacagcagcagcaacaacaacaacaacctcAGGCCACTATTACATACCAAACACAGCAACAAGTACCATCATATTGGATTCAGCAAGGTAGTTCCCCCCAAGAAGGTACTATCACCGGCACGTCCCCTCCAAAAGAAGGAACACTCCATTATGTAGATTAA
- the LOC132952213 gene encoding putative uncharacterized protein DDB_G0271606 isoform X2 — MMSIPTNKLKLAVEMATRVESALAKRVGDQPEAQCAPPQQLKTQFEINDLADTDRILLTSKSIQNDIEEFSGTVIVTRGRYMTPKEKNQASTEKALHLLIKGPKEPNLALAIKKIQSLIQRDKDMSKHPNLTSGPLINGAGIEKVLIGLDHAPPAFDLRNKILGLNGANLHYIMNETGAVVTMRGRGSGFIEANGQESVEPLHLCVEHAKNEVLQNGRQLAFNLIETIQNEYSLTYAANHVAPPPNVTHQPSNVHIQQPQVIHQQTIQTNNGQIQQMNPTQYQTVQVAAQTGMMTLQDGSQVVQTSVANVQMPLFTQQAVPQLMAVPPPVMGGHQQQQQSAQNAQGPTHIASLGQHQASIMPQIQTQVVNQQQQHQLPLSVTPVSYSTIQSQQQQLIQQQAIQTKSLENVQHTPSVTHTTPTTLANGVIPHTQAFMTQAALPIQYIQTSNGQIIAYQPQVQSNAFQMAQSPNVGQVTQLSQQSNSGLIGTTYILGNQMAQYQQPSGQPGQVMIVQYQQPPPAEIQQPAMQTIHLQQTQSGQLIPANIPNGQLIVQQTPGQPAQIQMMMPQLNQFQNLQPQIIQNLPGLLQSQVSQASTQQLLLQQQGKTFTQQTASPGGNQLMSLPISHQILQSQGNGIVTMTLPQQQQQQQSHKPQHQLIQTQMSDKQQVIYKQDDSHQPIMIQQGQQQSIQYFQQSNQFQYQPLKRSYEMVVSEGGGITGAKIIRTGPSSATGNDGNDDNQIRQLTINGMVATSNTGRRTPQTNFQHQLATGASNITGDSRSKECSNMNAKEDINKQVDRNKQQRYQFYPGRGYEPDQRSGTPVSESNRTQSVTFTVLPDPMRNQTLTPAQAADLQQQHQQQQQQQQQQQQQQQQQQQQQQQQQQQQQQQQQQQQPQATITYQTQQQVPSYWIQQGSSPQEGTITGTSPPKEGTLHYVD; from the exons ATGATGTCGATCCCGACCAACAAACTCAAGCTGGCTGTGGAGATGGCAACCCGAGTAGAATCAGCCCTTGCGAAACGGGTCGGTGACCAACCGGAG GCCCAATGTGCGCCACCTCAACAGCTCAAAACCCAGTTCGAAATCAACGACTTGGCCGACACCGACCGTATACTACTCACCAGCAAGTCCATACAAAATGACATAGAAGAATTTTCTG GTACGGTGATCGTTACTAGAGGAAGGTACATGACtcctaaagaaaaaaatcaagcgTCAACAGAGAAAGCATTACATTTACTTATTAAAGGGCCGAAAGAACCAAATTTAGCTC ttgctattaaaaaaattcaatcacTCATTCAACGAGACAAAGATATGTCTAAGCATCCAAATTTGACATCTGGACCTTTGATTAATGGGGCAGGAata gaaaaAGTCTTAATTGGCTTAGACCACGCGCCGCCAGCTTTTGACctcagaaataaaatattaggatTAAACGGAGCTAATCTTCATTATATAATGAATGAAACGGGGGCGGTAGTAACCATGCGAGGACGAGGTTCTGGATTCATTGAAGCTAATGGACAAGAATCAGTTGAACCTTTACATCTATGTGTcga ACATGCAAAAAATGAAGTACTGCAAAATGGTAGACAATTAGCATTCAATTTAAttgaaactattcaaaatgaaTATAGTCTTACTTATGCGGCTAATCATGTGGCACCGCCGCCCAATGTTACACACCAACCATCCAATGTGCATATCCAACAACCACAAGTAATCCATCAACAAACTATTCAAACCAATAATGGTCAAATACAACAAATGAATCCAA CTCAATACCAGACTGTTCAAGTTGCTGCACAAACTGGAATGATGACATTACAGGACGGATCACAAGTGGTGCAGACATCTGTTGCTAATGTTCAAATGCCATTATTTACACAACAAGCAG TACCTCAATTAATGGCTGTTCCTCCACCAGTAATGGGAGGtcaccaacaacaacaacagtcaGCACAAAACGCACAGGGGCCAACCCATATAGCTTCTTTGGGTCAGCATCAAGCATCAATTATGCCCCAAATACAAACACAAGTAGTCAATCAGCAACAACAGCACCAACTTCCATTATCTGTTACGCCAGTCAGCTATTCGACAATTCAATCACAGCAACAGCAGCTAATTCAGCAGCAAGCAATACAAACT aaaagttTAGAAAATGTTCAACATACACCTTCTGTTACCCATACTACTCCTACAACACTAGCTAATGGTGTTATTCCACATACGCAGGCATTTATGACTCAAGCTGCACTTCCTAtacaa tatattcaaaCTTCTAATGGCCAAATTATAGCGTACCAACCACAAGTGCAATCTAATGCATTCCAAATGGCTCAATCTCCCAATGTTGGTCAAGTGACCCAATTAAGCCAGCAGTCCAACTCCGGGTTGATCGGTACCACTTATATACTTGGTAACCAAATGGCACAATATCAGCAACCGTCTGGCCAACCTGGTCAAGTCATGATTGTGCAGTACCAACAACCTCCACCGGCCGAAATCCAACAGCCCGCTATGCAAACTATTCATTTACAACAAACACAGTCTGGTCAATTGATCCCAGCAAACATTCCCAATGGCCAATTAATTGTACAGCAGACACCAGGGCAACCTGCTCAAATACAAATGATGATGCCTCAACTAAATCAGTTCCAAAATCTTCAACCACAAATCATACAGAACTTGCCGGGCCTTTTACAATCGCAAGTCAGTCAGGCATCTACGCAACAACTGTTACTCCAACAACAGGGCAAGACATTTACACAACAAACAGCTTCACCTGGTGGCAATCAGTTAATGTCACTGCCAATATCTCATCAGATTCTACAGTCACAAGGCAATggtattgttacaatgactcttccacaacaacagcaacaacaacaatcaCACAAACCACAACATCAGCTGATTCAGACACAAATGTCAGATAAACAACAAGTCATCTACAAACAAGACGACAGCCATCAACCAATCATGATACAACAAGGACAGCAGCAGTCCattcaatattttcaacaaaGCAACCAATTTCAATATCAACCCTTAAAACGGTCTTATGAAATg GTTGTATCGGAAGGTGGAGGAATTACTGGAGCCAAAATAATACGAACTGGACCATCATCAGCTACTGG taATGATGGTAATGACGACAACCAAATACGCCAACTGACAATTAATGGTATGGTAGCTACTTCGAATACTGGGAGACGTACTCCGCAGACTAATTTTCAGCATCAATTAGCAACAGGTGCCTCAAACATTACAG GTGATTCGCGCTCCAAGGAATGTTCTAACATGAATGCTAAag aaGACATAAATAAACAAGTTGACAGAAATAAACAACAGCGATATCAGTTTTATCCAG GCCGTGGATATGAACCAGATCAACGATCTGGTACTCCAGTATCGGAATCTAATCGAACACAGTCTGTAACATTCACAGTATTGCCGGATCCAATGAGAAATCAGACGTTAACTCCAGCTCAAGCTGCTGATTTACAACAACAAcaccagcagcagcaacaacaacaacaacaacagcaacagcagcaacaacaacaacaacaacaacaacaacagcagcaacaacaacaacagcagcagcaacaacaacaacaacctcAGGCCACTATTACATACCAAACACAGCAACAAGTACCATCATATTGGATTCAGCAAGGTAGTTCCCCCCAAGAAGGTACTATCACCGGCACGTCCCCTCCAAAAGAAGGAACACTCCATTATGTAGATTAA